One window from the genome of Pieris rapae chromosome 8, ilPieRapa1.1, whole genome shotgun sequence encodes:
- the LOC110992167 gene encoding cilia- and flagella-associated protein 52 has product MDVKSLEPYSIIGFDGSAIRGLKVHPVSDHIVYPMGNKVCIQDWKTKTMYFLSGHTNSVSTVAVSPKGTYIGSGQINHIGFKASAKVWDFKKRTLLGTHELHKVRVEALTFSSDERYMISLGGRDDGCVVLWDCIAGAAMGTAAAARLTTGDAVTLTALSQRMNSFVTGGDSNLRVWNIRAASKNLDVVDVTLGKLRRSVRCIAISQDDSYGIAGTTSGDMIKFSINYPPDPMEDVSHCKPSLLGCLAKCGPWKKGKRPESLCYSQGIETIIIMDDGCLIVGSGDGIIDILDEINWKGTFPKGKLVDPNKPHYKALKSVKLNGSITSLEIMETPQLRGDKRLLLAGTRTSEIYAINIKTFEPTLVVTCPRCAINHIAFPRGMSGVFATAGAGDVRVWCVKTAQELLRIVVPNFICSSVLFSADGKSIVSGWNDGNIRAFTPLTGRLMYCIFNTHNKGTSALDMTTDCRTLISGGCEGQVRVWDIKPACQSLKKVLKEHKSPVSAIQVSPNNMEAVSAGTDGSCIIWDLVSLSRRQVMYANTLFMCVCFEPLGCQLLTGGTDRRVAYWETGSGNLARELEASKVGAINGLHITQNGDLFVTGGNDQMVKLWKYQEGIYTHTGLGHAGAVTCCRFSPDANYIVSCCAAGSIIIWKMPEQYTQRDSKPPSVRNSISKAPKGLQEELRLPLEEKPTQKAAGDRQPKIPARPSKEEKIGAMDTTRSSVHSCCPCDTARSITSNTSANNGKNTSNAVKCCRPPDNLPTRTTSKEYVSGSGDRK; this is encoded by the exons ggTCAGCAATAAGGGGACTTAAAGTACACCCAGTTTCTGATCATATAGTGTACCCCATGGGCAATAAAGTATGTATTCAAGATTGGAAAACCAAAACGATGTATTTCCTTAGCGGCCATACAAATAGCGTGTCGACTGTAGCTGTATCGCCTAAGGGGACATATATCGGGTCTGGTCAAATCAACCACATTGGCTTCAAGGCATCTGCCAAAGTTTGGGATTTTAAAAAGAGGACCCTTCTTGGTACACACGAATTACATAAG GTGCGAGTTGAAGCGCTTACATTCTCTTCGGATGAGCGCTACATGATATCTTTGGGTGGGCGAGACGATGGGTGCGTGGTGTTATGGGACTGTATCGCTGGAGCTGCTATGGGTACAGCTGCTGCTGCTAGACTAACCACGGGTGACGCTGTCACACTTACTGCACTGTCACAACGCATGAATTCGTTTGTTACTGGTGGTGATT CGAACCTTCGAGTATGGAACATTCGTGCGGCGAGCAAGAACCTAGATGTTGTCGATGTAACCTTAGGAAAATTGCGTAGGAGTGTACGCTGCATTGCGATCAGCCAGGATGACTCCTATGGGATAGCTGGAACAAC atCGGGTGATATGATAAAATTCTCCATAAACTACCCTCCGGATCCAATGGAAGATGTGTCGCATTGTAAGCCATCTTTACTCGGCTGTTTGGCAAAATGCGGTCCATGGAAGAAAGGCAAACGTCCCGAGTCTCTATGCTACAGTCAGG gCATTgagacaataattataatggaCGATGGCTGCCTTATCGTGGGTTCTGGGGACGGAATAATTGACATATTAGATGAGATCAATTGGAAGGGAACGTTTCCCAAGGGAAAATTAGTAGACCCAAATAAACCTCACTATAAAGCT ttaaaaagcGTAAAATTAAACGGTAGTATTACATCGCTGGAGATAATGGAGACACCTCAGTTACGAGGAGATAAGCGTCTTCTATTGGCTGGCACACGGACAAGCGAGATATACgctattaacataaaaacatttgaacCTACACTCGTTGTTACATGCCCACGATGCGCCATCAATCATATTGCCTTTCCGAG AGGTATGTCCGGAGTATTTGCGACGGCAGGTGCAGGTGACGTAAGAGTGTGGTGCGTGAAAACTGCACAGGAGTTGCTAAGAATAGTTGTTCCTAACTTTATCTGCTCATCGGTTCTCTTCTCTGCTGATGGGAAATCTATTGTATCTG gaTGGAACGACGGCAACATACGAGCGTTTACACCACTCACTGGCAGACTAATGTACTGCATCTTCAATACTCATAATAAAGGCACATCAGCCCTTGACATGACCACCGATTGTAGAACCCTCATATCAGGAGGCTGCGAAGGACAG GTGCGTGTATGGGATATAAAGCCAGCGTGCCAGTCTTTGAAGAAAGTACTAAAGGAACACAAGAGTCCCGTATCGGCTATACAAGTGTCTCCCAACAATATGGAAGCTGTTAGTGCAGGGACCGATGGCTCGTGCATTATATGGGATcttgt CTCATTGTCCCGTCGTCAAGTGATGTACGCAAATACACTGTTTATGTGCGTATGTTTTGAGCCACTCGGGTGTCAGTTATTGACGGGTGGGACAGATCGACGCGTGGCCTACTGGGAAACTGGAAGTGGAAACTTGGCTAGGGAA TTAGAAGCAAGCAAAGTAGGCGCTATTAATGGATTACATATCACACAAAACGGCGATTTATTTGTAACTGGTGGCAATGATCAAATGGTCaag TTATGGAAATACCAAGAGGGAATCTATACCCACACAGGGCTTGGACATGCTGGTGCGGTCACATGTTGCCGTTTTAGTCCCGAtgcaaattatattgttagttgCTGTGCGGCTGGCAGCATAATCATCTGGAAGATGCCGGAG CAATACACACAGAGAGATTCGAAACCTCCATCAGTGCGAAACAGTATATCCAAAGCACCAAAAGGATTGCAAGAGGAACTCCGCTTGCCTCTCGAAGAAAAACCTACTCAGAAAGCTGCGGGAGACAGACAACCTAAAATACCTGCAAGACCttctaaa GAAGAGAAGATAGGAGCGATGGATACGACGCGTAGTAGCGTACACTCTTGTTGTCCGTGCGATACGGCCCGGTCCATTACTTCCAACACAAGTGCgaataatggaaaaaatacTAGCAACGCTGTCAAGTGTTGTCGACCACCAG ataatttaccAACTCGAACAACCAGTAAGGAATACGTTAGTGGGAGTGGTGAtcgaaaataa
- the LOC110992147 gene encoding ubiquitin carboxyl-terminal hydrolase nonstop produces MNDTGCIHLNNFKAAKGTNPYKIIHAFFVSCTSFEARRYKATSCLCFACGQPGPRMHSCLHCIYFACYGGHIQEHSKTKKHFLYVDLSYGNIYCAQCQDYIYDRELTDIAMSHRLKEAKSLGMCVPFTPWIPNNNEAMALRRLRKRRMIGPHTTIGLRGLQNLGSTCFMNCIVQTLIHTPLLRDYFLGEKHKCKAQSSGKCLVCEVSKLFQEFYSGAKTPLTLHRLLHLIWTHARHLAGYEQQDAHEFFIATLDVLHRHCMNGVEDNGEKKENGRCNCIIDQIFTGGLQSDVVCTSCSGVSTTIDPFWDISLDVAGPGSLQACLERFTRAEHLGSAAKIKCSNCRAYRESTKQLTLETLPIVASFHLKRFEHSSQIDRKISAFVSFPAELDMTPFMSSHRRAVDAADNNNAPEGIFEDNRYSLFAVVNHLGSLDAGHYTAYVRQMKGSWYKCDDHMITRASLREVLDSEGYLLFYHKTVLEYECDVS; encoded by the exons ATGAATGATACAGGTTGCATTCACTTAAACAACTTTAAGGCCGCTAAAGGCACCAatccatataaaattatccatGCATTTTTTGTGTCGTGTACATCCTTTGAAGCTAGAAGATACAAG gCTACTTCATGTCTTTGTTTTGCTTGTGGTCAACCTGGACCAAGAATGCATTCATGTTTACACTGCATATATTTTGCATGTTATGGTGGACATATTCAAGAGCATTCCAAAACTAAAAAGCATTTTCTTTATGTTGACTTGAGCtatggaaatatttattgtgcCCAATGTCAAGACTACATTTATGATCGAGAACTAACTGATATTGCAATGTCACATAGATTGAAAGAAGCTAA GTCCTTGGGAATGTGTGTACCATTTACTCCTTGGATCCCTAACAATAATGAAGCAATGGCACTCCGACGATTACGTAAAAGACGTATGATAGGCCCACATACAACCATTGGTCTACGAGGATTACAAAATCTAGGATCCACATGCTTCATGAATTGCATTGTGCAA ACATTAATTCACACGCCATTGCTGAGGGATTATTTTCTGGGCGAGAAGCATAAATGCAAAGCGCAAAGTTCGGGGAAGTGCCTCGTGTGCGAGGTTTCAAAGCTGTTTCAG GAATTTTACTCGGGTGCAAAAACACCGTTGACGCTACACCGTCTTCTTCACTTGATATGGACTCACGCACGCCATCTTGCCGGCTACGAGCAACAGGACGCACACGAGTTCTTCATAGCCACACTTGATGTGCTTCATAG ACACTGCATGAACGGAGTAGAGGATAATGGGGAGAAGAAAGAGAATGGCCGCTGCAATTGCATAATTGACCAGATATTCACCGGAGGATTGCAGAGTGACGTTGTATGCACTTCTTGTTCTGGAGTTTCTACCACTATCGATCCATTCTGGGACATCAGCCTGGATGTTGCGGGGCCTGG CTCCCTCCAAGCCTGTTTGGAACGCTTCACCCGGGCTGAACACTTAGGCTCCGCGGCCAAAATCAAATGCTCGAATTGTCGGGCATACCGCGAATCAACGAAACAATTGACCCTAGAAACACTACCGATCGTTGCCAGTTTCCATCTGAAGCGATTTGAGCATTCCTCCCAAATAGATAGAAAAATATCGGCCTTCGTGTCGTTCCCCGCTGAGTTGGACATGACGCCATTTATGTCGTCTCACCGCAGGGCTGTGGATGCAGCCGATAATAACAATGCACCCGAAGGGATTTTCGAAGATAATag ATACTCATTGTTCGCCGTGGTGAACCACCTCGGTTCGTTGGACGCGGGGCACTACACCGCGTACGTGCGCCAGATGAAAGGCAGCTGGTACAAATGTGACGACCACATGATTACACGGGCCTCGCTGAGGGAAGTGCTGGATAGCGAGGG ATACCTGCTCTTCTACCACAAGACCGTTTTGGAATATGAGTGTGACGTCTCCTAA